The Kordia sp. SMS9 genome window below encodes:
- a CDS encoding cytochrome-c peroxidase, with protein sequence MKFNNYIYICVALLLVACKNEPYEEIPGQTAGEFQKVLLDFEVPTNFPSLVYDMEANPPTETGFELGRRLFYEGRLASDNVVACGFCHIQEFAFTHHTHIISHGVDGALGSRNAQPLHNLAYQNEFNWDGAAIHLDTQPIIPITNEVEMNETFTNIIAKLQAHPDYPRLFREAFENGEINSENILKALSQFLVMMTSSNSKYDKFRRNEGNVSLTANETQGMELFNQKCASCHAGELFTDQSYRNNGLAIDPQYNDIGRARVTGFPADNYKFKVPNLRNIEVTFPYMHDGRFATLEDVLEHYRSGVNDTENIDSIFLQTDGTLGIPMTDEEKARIIDFLKTLTDTDFIFDQRFSEF encoded by the coding sequence ATGAAATTCAACAATTACATATACATCTGTGTGGCACTTTTATTGGTTGCCTGTAAGAATGAACCGTATGAGGAAATTCCTGGGCAAACTGCGGGCGAATTCCAAAAAGTATTGTTAGATTTTGAAGTGCCTACTAATTTTCCATCGTTGGTATATGACATGGAAGCCAATCCGCCCACAGAAACAGGTTTTGAGTTGGGACGACGTTTGTTTTATGAAGGCCGCTTGGCATCTGACAATGTCGTTGCGTGCGGATTTTGTCATATTCAAGAATTTGCTTTTACGCATCATACGCACATTATCAGTCACGGTGTAGATGGCGCATTGGGAAGCAGAAATGCGCAACCGCTACACAACTTGGCATATCAGAACGAATTCAACTGGGATGGCGCAGCAATTCATTTGGACACGCAACCCATCATTCCTATTACGAACGAAGTGGAGATGAACGAGACGTTTACAAATATCATCGCAAAACTACAAGCACATCCAGATTATCCACGATTGTTTCGAGAAGCGTTTGAAAATGGTGAAATCAACTCAGAAAATATCTTAAAAGCGTTGTCACAATTTTTAGTGATGATGACTTCTTCCAACAGTAAATACGATAAATTTCGTCGCAACGAAGGCAACGTAAGCTTAACCGCCAACGAAACACAAGGCATGGAATTGTTCAATCAAAAATGTGCTTCGTGTCATGCAGGCGAATTGTTTACAGATCAGTCGTATCGAAACAATGGTTTGGCAATTGACCCACAATACAATGATATCGGTCGCGCACGCGTGACAGGATTTCCTGCGGATAATTACAAATTTAAAGTGCCCAATTTGCGCAATATTGAAGTCACCTTTCCATACATGCACGACGGGCGTTTTGCTACGCTAGAAGACGTTTTGGAGCATTACCGAAGTGGCGTGAATGATACCGAAAATATAGATTCTATCTTTCTACAAACTGATGGAACACTCGGAATTCCTATGACTGACGAAGAAAAAGCGCGCATTATTGACTTCTTAAAAACCCTAACCGATACGGATTTCATTTTTGATCAGCGATTTTCAGAATTTTAA
- a CDS encoding response regulator transcription factor — translation MTKKYISVIEDNAIFRENMAAYIQQLDNYFLLGVYEDFETAFEDFKSGNCPDIVLMDIGLPGINGIEGTKRIKQKYPKTELIIVTVFEDSNMVFEALKAGACGYLTKSLGLPELNKALGDLEKGGAPMSNKIAKMVVESFQLNHQDNTLSKREKEVLTLLAQGKTYSTIAEELFISKTTVRTHIRNIYQKLHVNSKAEAIQLANEKKMI, via the coding sequence ATGACAAAAAAATATATCTCAGTGATTGAAGACAACGCCATTTTTCGCGAAAATATGGCAGCATATATTCAGCAACTTGACAACTATTTTTTGTTAGGTGTGTACGAAGATTTTGAAACTGCCTTTGAAGATTTCAAATCAGGAAATTGTCCAGATATTGTGCTGATGGATATCGGATTGCCAGGCATCAATGGTATTGAAGGTACAAAACGCATCAAACAAAAATATCCAAAAACCGAATTGATCATTGTCACTGTTTTTGAAGACAGCAATATGGTTTTTGAAGCCTTAAAAGCAGGTGCTTGCGGATATTTAACCAAAAGTTTAGGGCTGCCAGAATTGAACAAAGCTTTGGGAGATTTGGAAAAAGGTGGCGCACCGATGAGTAATAAAATTGCCAAAATGGTTGTGGAATCGTTTCAACTGAATCATCAAGATAATACCTTGTCAAAACGTGAAAAAGAAGTACTCACGTTACTTGCACAAGGAAAAACCTATAGCACCATTGCGGAAGAATTATTTATCTCCAAAACGACGGTTCGCACACATATTAGAAACATTTATCAAAAACTGCATGTAAATTCTAAAGCGGAAGCAATTCAATTGGCAAATGAGAAAAAAATGATCTAA
- a CDS encoding ATP-binding protein: MQKSILSIGCFLYCFLMQAQYWTAQHFNVENGLVDNYTFAIEKFKDEIYIATDGGLVTFDGSDFKIHNKKEIRYPVSLLNVNDSILYVGSWLDGILAKQVHKITNVYNERINRILKNDDRVLTFNTYQRTAFLTFNQHQVVDTLFGFEKQNEKRRIAIDADRIYVHEGKTIFTYDWKGKPQPNFPYEINETIEAIRSIKSFLFLGDQHGNLTWISKKNPAQIQTYHFKKPYSIQHIEPYKKNQILVQFRHRAEYSSVYVVTFTDDFSQVIHTEPILTIKYGISDIFIDQDAIYIASYGNGIYKIFPSLFKSYDNNDYQIPVPKFSYENAQGNMVFATENVSYTLQEKDTFVQQKNPFRLNSIFSFHGKRYFSSHASLYNSNLEEISGCRANNFLVAKESDTVFYSKYWLSRFHEKNREDIFCIQYNRKDKKINTGIYFNDAIYIGTQNGIRKYTNNDVDFWVETKDTELQTTFAQRVVRKLIRHKNQCIISTPYEAYTFDGTNVFPIQFTEEDIYINDTFVDTENRIYFATNKGFWIITEDFQYHFNTKNGTNSNNIYSFYQDTKGIIWVITGNGIMEFNPKLLDVTIPPKIEIHQTDIQDDHVLIAFKSSTRYFSKAVLFEYKINNSEWRKMQHQTLEMSNLKPGNYSVAFRGKRINSEWSIPQKIHFTIAPKWYQITVIKVFIFIAIIVLLLGFLWYRLRVIKRRNETLSNEINRRIFLEHKVENLREEVARDFHDEIGNKIASVIGLSNNLKHSEKVTSPKVDKITSLSKEIYHTAKDFVWSLNPKNNNIESLCKYLRDYGETFFDLFDEIDYLYLEIDIVPIDISYVRSRNIILAYKEILANIIKHSKATKVVFKAYLEEATFTIQIQDNGIGIDGITSSNGNGLKNIKKRMEMINANIDIKKSDGVCYTFTLQLEEELIKMNKS; the protein is encoded by the coding sequence GTGCAAAAAAGTATCCTATCCATTGGCTGTTTCTTGTATTGCTTCTTAATGCAGGCGCAATATTGGACAGCGCAACACTTCAACGTGGAAAATGGTTTGGTTGATAATTATACCTTCGCTATTGAAAAATTCAAAGATGAAATTTATATTGCTACCGATGGCGGATTGGTAACTTTTGATGGCTCCGATTTTAAAATTCACAACAAAAAAGAAATTCGATATCCCGTTTCTTTACTAAATGTAAACGACAGTATTTTATATGTTGGTTCTTGGCTTGATGGTATTTTAGCAAAACAAGTACACAAAATTACCAATGTATATAACGAACGCATCAACAGAATTCTTAAAAATGATGATAGAGTACTTACGTTCAACACGTATCAGCGAACTGCATTTTTGACTTTCAATCAACATCAAGTAGTTGATACGTTATTTGGTTTTGAAAAGCAAAATGAAAAACGTCGAATTGCCATTGATGCCGATCGCATTTATGTGCACGAAGGAAAAACAATTTTTACCTATGATTGGAAAGGCAAACCGCAACCTAACTTTCCATACGAAATCAACGAAACCATTGAAGCGATCCGGAGTATCAAGTCGTTTTTATTTTTGGGAGATCAGCATGGAAACTTGACTTGGATCTCAAAGAAAAATCCTGCGCAAATACAAACCTATCATTTCAAAAAACCGTATTCCATTCAGCATATTGAACCATACAAAAAAAATCAAATTTTAGTACAATTTAGGCATCGCGCCGAATACAGCAGCGTGTATGTTGTTACGTTTACCGACGACTTTTCTCAAGTGATTCACACGGAACCAATTCTCACCATAAAATACGGTATTAGTGATATTTTTATTGATCAAGATGCGATTTATATTGCGAGTTATGGCAATGGAATTTACAAAATATTTCCGTCACTTTTTAAGTCTTACGACAATAACGATTACCAAATTCCTGTCCCTAAATTCAGCTATGAAAATGCGCAAGGAAATATGGTATTTGCTACCGAAAATGTATCGTATACGCTACAAGAAAAAGATACGTTTGTGCAGCAAAAAAATCCTTTTCGATTAAACTCCATTTTTTCGTTTCATGGCAAACGTTATTTTTCTTCACATGCAAGTTTGTACAATTCTAATTTGGAAGAAATTAGTGGTTGTCGCGCAAATAACTTTTTGGTTGCCAAAGAAAGTGACACTGTTTTTTATTCAAAATATTGGCTGAGTCGCTTTCATGAAAAGAATCGAGAAGATATTTTTTGCATTCAGTACAACCGGAAAGATAAAAAGATCAATACGGGCATTTATTTCAACGATGCAATTTATATTGGTACGCAAAACGGGATTCGAAAATACACCAATAACGACGTTGATTTTTGGGTAGAAACAAAGGATACGGAACTGCAAACCACTTTTGCACAACGTGTTGTTAGGAAATTGATACGACATAAAAATCAATGCATCATTTCTACGCCGTATGAAGCGTACACATTTGATGGAACTAACGTATTTCCAATACAATTTACAGAAGAAGACATATACATCAACGATACGTTTGTAGATACAGAAAACCGAATTTATTTTGCAACAAACAAAGGTTTCTGGATTATTACGGAAGATTTTCAATATCATTTCAACACAAAAAACGGCACCAATTCTAACAATATTTACAGTTTCTATCAAGACACCAAAGGCATCATTTGGGTTATTACAGGTAATGGAATTATGGAGTTCAATCCAAAATTGTTAGACGTCACTATCCCGCCCAAGATAGAAATTCATCAAACGGACATTCAAGACGATCATGTGTTGATTGCATTTAAAAGTAGTACACGTTATTTCTCAAAAGCGGTGTTGTTTGAATATAAAATAAACAATTCTGAATGGCGCAAAATGCAACATCAAACACTCGAAATGAGCAATTTAAAACCAGGCAATTATTCAGTGGCTTTTCGCGGAAAGCGTATCAACAGTGAATGGTCTATTCCACAAAAAATCCATTTTACGATTGCACCAAAATGGTATCAAATTACCGTGATAAAAGTCTTTATTTTTATTGCCATTATTGTACTATTACTAGGTTTTTTATGGTATCGCTTACGCGTGATTAAACGCAGAAACGAAACCTTATCCAACGAAATTAACCGCCGTATTTTTTTAGAACACAAAGTAGAAAATTTGCGCGAAGAAGTTGCACGCGATTTCCATGATGAAATTGGAAACAAAATTGCTTCTGTCATTGGCTTATCAAACAATTTAAAACACAGTGAAAAAGTGACTTCGCCCAAAGTGGACAAAATAACGTCGCTTTCCAAAGAAATTTATCATACTGCCAAAGACTTTGTATGGTCATTGAATCCGAAAAATAACAATATTGAAAGTTTGTGTAAATATTTAAGAGATTATGGCGAAACCTTTTTTGATCTTTTTGATGAAATTGACTACTTATATCTAGAAATCGACATTGTTCCTATTGACATTTCCTATGTAAGAAGTAGAAACATCATTTTGGCATACAAAGAAATTTTGGCCAATATCATCAAACATTCAAAAGCCACAAAAGTTGTGTTCAAAGCATATTTGGAGGAAGCTACATTTACAATTCAAATTCAAGACAACGGAATAGGCATCGACGGAATTACTTCCAGCAATGGAAATGGGTTAAAAAACATTAAAAAACGCATGGAAATGATCAACGCCAACATAGACATCAAAAAATCAGACGGTGTTTGCTACACGTTTACACTACAACTAGAAGAAGAACTCATTAAAATGAACAAATCATGA
- a CDS encoding FAD:protein FMN transferase, which produces MKKISGLFFAVMLLTTFCFSCKQAVKVTKKTLNGPVFGSYYSIIYFSSSDMTPQIDSIFKAIDKSLSTYRNDSEIAIWNSGNDTINLSDNFIQIANLASKIHKESDGYFDPTVKTLVEGWGFGNGKPTNLLSDTEVTALMKSVGFDKLKIKERQILKENKEIQLDFNSIAPGFTSDVLANFFLSKNIKNFMIDIGGEIVAHGQNTESKSFWRVGIDNPTKPNERDVVQAISLENESLAVSGNYRKTKVDSLGNRIVHTVNPKTGYAQSSNLLSVTIVTDTCALADGYATSCMAMGVTKCKEFLTKNKKLKALMIYEDDNEFIIEKINNF; this is translated from the coding sequence ATGAAGAAAATTAGCGGTCTGTTTTTTGCTGTGATGCTACTTACAACCTTTTGTTTTAGCTGTAAACAAGCAGTAAAAGTGACCAAAAAAACGTTAAATGGTCCTGTTTTTGGCAGCTATTATTCTATCATTTATTTTAGTAGTTCCGATATGACGCCTCAAATAGATTCCATTTTTAAAGCTATTGACAAATCATTATCAACGTATAGAAATGACAGTGAAATAGCCATATGGAACTCTGGAAATGATACCATCAATTTATCAGATAATTTCATTCAAATCGCAAATTTAGCCTCAAAAATTCACAAAGAATCCGACGGGTATTTTGATCCTACGGTTAAAACCTTAGTAGAAGGTTGGGGATTTGGAAACGGGAAACCTACCAATTTACTTTCCGATACGGAAGTGACAGCATTGATGAAATCAGTTGGTTTTGACAAATTGAAAATCAAGGAACGGCAAATTTTAAAAGAAAATAAAGAAATTCAATTAGACTTCAATTCCATTGCGCCAGGCTTCACATCTGATGTGTTGGCAAATTTTTTTCTCTCAAAAAATATTAAAAACTTCATGATCGATATTGGCGGTGAAATTGTTGCGCATGGTCAAAACACAGAATCAAAATCTTTTTGGAGAGTTGGCATTGACAATCCAACGAAACCAAACGAAAGAGATGTTGTGCAGGCTATTTCTTTGGAAAATGAGTCCTTAGCTGTCTCTGGTAATTATAGAAAAACAAAAGTAGATTCCTTAGGAAACAGAATTGTACATACTGTAAATCCAAAAACAGGATATGCACAAAGTTCAAACCTATTGTCTGTAACGATCGTTACGGATACATGCGCATTGGCAGACGGTTACGCCACTTCTTGCATGGCGATGGGTGTAACTAAATGCAAAGAGTTCCTCACAAAAAACAAGAAACTAAAAGCACTTATGATCTACGAAGATGACAATGAATTTATTATTGAAAAAATAAACAACTTCTAG
- a CDS encoding MbnP family protein encodes MKKLAYVLSISLLMLASSCNDDSNAIETSAVEITFDNRIAANQDLTLGTTVYVNQNNESVVTNELKYIISNLALTQDNGAVFEYPKDDSYFVINEENASSLTLSLTGIPVGNYTQISFGIGVDQSKYPLDGGVLNFIPTAEEAGMLWTWAAGYKFIKFEGTYTPQGGTEAPFVIHVGSHGQNLDNYKFVTLPLANTLNITTGNTASVTVAAYIQNIIDATNQIKFEETSDIQVDPVNAPRIATNLETTFSAH; translated from the coding sequence ATGAAAAAGCTTGCGTATGTACTTTCAATTTCACTTCTAATGCTTGCATCATCGTGTAATGACGATTCTAACGCCATTGAAACCTCAGCGGTAGAAATTACGTTTGATAATCGTATTGCTGCAAACCAAGATTTGACTTTAGGAACGACGGTATATGTAAATCAAAATAATGAAAGTGTGGTAACGAATGAGTTGAAATATATCATTTCAAACCTTGCACTCACACAAGACAATGGAGCTGTTTTTGAGTATCCCAAAGACGATTCTTATTTTGTAATTAACGAAGAAAATGCCAGCAGTTTAACATTGAGTTTGACAGGAATTCCTGTGGGCAACTACACGCAAATTTCGTTCGGAATTGGCGTAGATCAATCTAAGTATCCGTTAGATGGCGGCGTTTTAAATTTTATTCCAACAGCAGAAGAAGCGGGCATGTTATGGACTTGGGCGGCAGGATATAAATTCATCAAATTTGAAGGAACATATACACCACAAGGCGGCACAGAAGCGCCATTTGTGATTCATGTGGGTAGTCATGGGCAAAACTTAGATAATTATAAATTCGTTACGCTGCCACTAGCAAATACCCTAAATATTACGACAGGAAATACGGCTTCTGTTACGGTAGCAGCATACATTCAAAATATTATTGATGCTACCAATCAAATTAAATTTGAAGAAACTAGTGATATTCAAGTAGATCCTGTAAATGCACCAAGAATTGCCACCAATTTGGAAACAACATTTAGCGCACACTAA
- a CDS encoding choice-of-anchor B family protein, which translates to MKKITYFFFVMVALGIFACANDDDSQPIPPTTEEIPNEEIPNSVAFPDAVICENGFAGIYPCNGYDLMAHVPLDVLGGIRGMDSWGWTDPQTGREYAMIGTNENTSFVDITNPTAPIYLGNVPAQTEVSNWRDIKVYNNHAFIVSEAPGHGMQVFDLTRLRNVANPPETFTTDAWYNGFGSAHNIVINEESGFAYAVGAMTLDDNMFSFDGGPHFINIQNPTNPVAAGGYPNDAYSHDAQVITYNGPDTEHVGKEILIGSNTNEVVIIDITNKNNPIQLSTIDYSDIGYTHQGWYTEDQRYFIVGDELDELNFGFNSRTVVFDLQDLDNPTIQTTYLGPTEAIDHNGYVKGDTYFLANYTAGVRIIDISNIGSSVMQEEGFFDTYPISNEAIFRGAWNVYPYFESGNIIVSDINSGLFIIRKNNE; encoded by the coding sequence ATGAAAAAGATAACATACTTCTTTTTCGTCATGGTTGCACTTGGAATTTTCGCTTGTGCAAATGATGATGATTCTCAACCCATTCCACCAACAACGGAAGAAATTCCAAATGAAGAAATTCCAAATTCTGTAGCTTTTCCAGATGCTGTGATTTGCGAAAATGGTTTTGCAGGCATTTATCCGTGTAATGGATACGACTTGATGGCACACGTTCCCTTGGATGTTTTGGGAGGCATTCGAGGCATGGATTCTTGGGGTTGGACAGATCCACAGACAGGTCGTGAATATGCCATGATTGGAACGAACGAAAATACTTCGTTTGTAGACATTACAAATCCAACCGCACCTATATATTTAGGAAATGTCCCTGCACAAACAGAAGTCAGCAATTGGCGAGACATTAAAGTATATAACAATCATGCGTTTATTGTAAGTGAAGCACCAGGACATGGAATGCAAGTTTTCGATTTGACACGCTTGCGCAATGTTGCCAATCCGCCAGAAACATTTACAACAGATGCTTGGTACAACGGTTTTGGAAGTGCGCACAATATTGTAATTAATGAAGAAAGCGGATTTGCCTATGCTGTTGGCGCTATGACGTTAGATGACAACATGTTTTCGTTTGATGGCGGACCGCATTTTATCAACATTCAAAACCCAACAAACCCGGTTGCAGCAGGTGGGTATCCAAATGATGCATATTCGCACGATGCACAAGTAATTACCTATAATGGCCCAGATACGGAACATGTAGGCAAAGAAATTTTGATTGGAAGCAACACAAATGAAGTGGTTATTATTGACATTACCAACAAAAACAATCCGATTCAATTATCAACAATTGATTATTCGGATATCGGATATACGCATCAAGGTTGGTATACGGAAGATCAACGCTATTTTATTGTAGGCGACGAATTGGATGAACTCAATTTCGGATTCAACTCGCGTACGGTTGTATTTGATTTGCAAGATTTGGACAATCCAACCATTCAAACCACCTATTTAGGACCTACAGAGGCAATTGATCACAATGGGTATGTAAAAGGTGATACGTATTTCTTGGCAAATTATACTGCTGGCGTTCGTATTATAGACATTTCCAACATTGGTAGTAGCGTAATGCAAGAAGAAGGATTCTTTGACACGTATCCTATAAGTAATGAAGCTATTTTTAGAGGTGCTTGGAATGTGTATCCATATTTTGAAAGTGGAAATATCATTGTAAGTGATATCAACTCAGGGTTATTTATCATCCGAAAAAATAATGAGTAA
- a CDS encoding choice-of-anchor B family protein: MTRIARNLCFVLALFMSIPIFAQIVPCAGGFAGSFPCDGYDLVSNLPKSTFSNQDGSDIWGWTDSTTNKEYALITFEDKTCFVDVTDPVNPVYLGNIPTNAGVNFWRDIKVYNNHAYIVADIVGNHGMQVFDLTRLRNVTNPPQTFTPDTVFTDVGSCHNIAINEDTGFAYLVGCNTFNGGPHFVDLSNPANPVSVGGYATDGYTHDAQIVTYNGPDTQHQGKEIMIASNENEIVILDVSNKAAVVRLSRISYTDVGYTHQGWLTEDHRYFYLGDEYDEINFGFQTRSLVFDFADLDSPNFLTSFTGATNAIDHNLYVKGNKLYQANYTSGVRVLDITNPMNVTEIGYFDTHPESNNTTFFGAWSIYPYFASGNIIISDIDRGLIIIRDNSTLSTVEAPRFDFMMYPNPASDHTMISAGENMLINTVEVRDVLGKKVATHANINEILFQLPVEKFPSGIYVVKINGTTSQKLIVN; the protein is encoded by the coding sequence ATGACACGTATTGCACGAAACCTATGCTTTGTTCTTGCACTTTTTATGAGTATTCCAATATTTGCCCAAATAGTTCCTTGTGCGGGTGGATTTGCGGGTTCTTTTCCTTGTGACGGATATGATTTAGTATCAAATTTACCGAAATCGACATTTAGCAACCAAGACGGAAGTGACATTTGGGGTTGGACAGATTCCACCACCAACAAAGAATACGCCTTAATTACTTTTGAAGATAAAACTTGTTTTGTAGATGTGACTGATCCTGTAAATCCTGTTTACCTCGGAAACATTCCTACAAACGCGGGAGTTAATTTTTGGAGAGACATCAAAGTATACAACAATCACGCATACATTGTGGCTGATATTGTTGGAAATCACGGCATGCAAGTATTCGATTTAACACGCTTGCGCAATGTAACGAATCCACCACAAACATTCACGCCAGATACGGTGTTTACAGATGTGGGAAGTTGTCATAACATTGCCATCAATGAAGATACTGGTTTTGCCTATTTGGTAGGTTGTAACACATTTAATGGCGGACCACATTTTGTAGATCTTTCCAATCCTGCAAATCCTGTTTCTGTGGGCGGATATGCTACAGATGGATATACGCATGATGCGCAAATTGTAACTTATAACGGACCTGACACGCAACATCAGGGAAAAGAAATCATGATTGCCAGCAACGAAAATGAAATTGTCATTTTAGATGTTTCTAATAAAGCTGCTGTCGTAAGACTTTCAAGAATTAGTTATACCGATGTTGGGTATACACACCAAGGTTGGCTCACAGAAGATCATCGCTACTTTTATTTAGGCGATGAATATGATGAAATAAATTTTGGATTCCAAACACGTAGTTTGGTCTTTGATTTTGCCGACTTGGACAGTCCTAATTTTTTGACTTCTTTTACAGGAGCGACAAATGCTATTGATCACAATCTTTACGTTAAAGGAAACAAATTATATCAAGCAAATTACACATCTGGTGTGCGAGTTTTAGACATTACAAATCCAATGAATGTTACTGAAATCGGCTATTTTGATACGCATCCAGAATCAAACAATACTACATTTTTCGGCGCATGGAGTATCTATCCGTATTTTGCAAGTGGAAATATTATCATTAGTGATATTGACAGAGGACTAATCATTATTCGGGACAATAGTACGCTTTCTACTGTAGAAGCGCCGAGATTTGATTTTATGATGTATCCAAATCCTGCTTCAGATCACACTATGATTAGCGCTGGAGAAAATATGTTGATCAATACCGTTGAAGTAAGAGATGTATTAGGAAAAAAAGTAGCTACACATGCAAACATCAATGAAATCTTATTTCAATTGCCCGTTGAAAAATTTCCTTCGGGAATATACGTTGTAAAAATAAACGGTACAACTTCTCAGAAATTAATTGTAAATTAA
- the thiL gene encoding thiamine-phosphate kinase, whose translation MLKDKNEQRTSLASLGEFGLIDHLTSNFKITQPSTIKGIGDDAAVLDFSSKKVVVSTDLLVEGVHFDLSFMPLKHLGYKAVIVNLSDIYAMNAKATQVTISIAVSNRFPLEALEELYAGIQLAAKIYNVDVVGGDTTSSTKGLLISVTAIGEVEEENIAYRNGAKENDLLVVTGDIGGAYLGLKVLQREKSVFEVNPNNQPDLDMYSYIIERQLKPEARKDIPTLLQDLDVKPTSMIDISDGLSSEIMHLCKQSEVGCNLYEDKIPLDPQVIATCEEFKLDSTTIALSGGEDYELLFTISQEDFPKIKANPNLTVIGHMTQPSEGIHLITRANTKIPLKAQGWNAMEE comes from the coding sequence ATGTTAAAAGACAAGAACGAACAGCGAACATCATTGGCAAGTTTGGGAGAGTTTGGATTGATTGATCATTTGACGTCAAACTTCAAGATTACGCAACCTTCTACTATAAAAGGGATTGGAGATGATGCAGCTGTATTAGATTTTAGTTCAAAGAAAGTAGTGGTTTCTACCGATTTGTTGGTGGAAGGCGTACATTTCGATTTAAGTTTTATGCCGTTAAAGCATTTGGGGTATAAAGCTGTAATTGTGAATTTGTCGGACATTTATGCGATGAATGCAAAAGCAACACAAGTCACGATTTCGATTGCAGTTTCTAACCGTTTTCCTTTGGAAGCCTTGGAAGAATTGTATGCAGGAATCCAATTAGCAGCCAAGATTTACAATGTAGATGTTGTGGGTGGCGATACCACTTCTTCTACGAAAGGCTTATTGATTAGCGTGACCGCGATTGGTGAAGTGGAAGAAGAAAACATCGCGTACAGAAACGGTGCCAAAGAAAACGATTTATTGGTGGTTACAGGCGATATTGGAGGCGCATATTTAGGATTGAAAGTCTTACAACGTGAAAAATCTGTGTTTGAGGTCAATCCGAACAATCAACCAGATTTGGACATGTATTCCTATATTATTGAGCGACAATTAAAGCCAGAAGCGCGCAAAGACATTCCGACGTTATTACAGGATTTGGATGTAAAACCGACCTCTATGATTGACATTAGCGATGGTTTGTCTTCTGAAATTATGCATTTGTGTAAACAATCAGAAGTTGGGTGCAATTTGTATGAAGATAAAATTCCGCTCGATCCGCAAGTCATTGCTACGTGTGAAGAATTTAAGTTAGACAGCACCACAATTGCGTTGAGTGGCGGCGAAGATTACGAACTTTTATTTACGATCAGTCAAGAAGATTTTCCAAAAATAAAAGCCAATCCCAACTTAACGGTTATTGGTCACATGACGCAGCCAAGTGAAGGCATTCATTTAATTACAAGAGCAAATACCAAAATTCCTTTGAAAGCACAAGGTTGGAATGCGATGGAAGAATAG
- a CDS encoding alpha/beta fold hydrolase → MQQFVTYKNIEIAYTVSGEGSAVVFLHGFLETSNMWQPYVNAFSNTHKVITIDLLGHGKTPCLGYIHTMEEMAETVFAVVKTLRLRKLHILGHSMGGYVALAFAEKYPDYVKALCLINSTSRADSEERKVNRDRAINAVKYNHKQFIRISIANLFRPKNRKIFAKQLREVKKEALTTTLQGIVAALEGMKIREDREVLLHFSPYKKMMIIGKHDPVLDFKDLIDQTKNSEVDVDIFPDGHMSHIENKEDLLFSLARFLSN, encoded by the coding sequence ATGCAACAGTTTGTGACTTATAAAAATATAGAAATTGCGTATACCGTTTCGGGTGAAGGAAGCGCAGTAGTTTTTTTACATGGCTTTTTGGAAACGAGTAACATGTGGCAACCGTATGTAAACGCTTTTTCCAACACACATAAAGTCATTACGATAGATTTACTAGGACATGGAAAAACACCGTGTTTGGGATATATTCACACGATGGAAGAAATGGCGGAAACGGTTTTTGCGGTGGTGAAAACGTTGCGATTGCGCAAACTCCATATTTTAGGACACTCTATGGGCGGTTATGTAGCATTGGCTTTCGCCGAAAAGTATCCTGATTATGTAAAAGCCTTGTGTTTGATCAATTCTACATCACGTGCCGATAGCGAGGAACGAAAAGTGAATCGCGATCGTGCAATTAATGCCGTAAAGTACAATCACAAGCAATTTATCCGCATTTCTATTGCGAATTTATTTCGACCGAAAAACCGAAAAATCTTTGCCAAACAGCTCAGAGAAGTCAAAAAAGAAGCCTTAACCACAACTTTACAGGGAATTGTGGCGGCGTTGGAAGGCATGAAAATTCGAGAAGATCGGGAAGTATTGTTGCATTTTTCGCCGTACAAAAAGATGATGATTATTGGCAAGCACGATCCTGTATTGGATTTTAAAGATTTAATTGATCAGACTAAAAACTCCGAAGTTGACGTTGATATTTTTCCCGACGGACATATGAGTCATATCGAAAATAAAGAGGATTTGCTATTTTCGTTAGCACGGTTTTTAAGCAATTAA